One region of Salvia miltiorrhiza cultivar Shanhuang (shh) chromosome 3, IMPLAD_Smil_shh, whole genome shotgun sequence genomic DNA includes:
- the LOC131018459 gene encoding uncharacterized protein LOC131018459 → MPGEDPQRHLQDFEMTCGTVRTASQALGEYIRLLTFPFSLLEGAREWLYDLPEGSIRTWQELQSKFLERYFPAARIQNLRTRISNIKMGSAEVLYEYWGRFKQMLAKCPQHQIPDHDLIRYFVGGLRRQDRQWLHAACGGSILNKSAAEAFKLIADMAEESRDEEGTIVRNPLTPATSAQDEKLDKLCNMFEKFMTNQGASNQGIHNIRKPVKACQLCMATSHATDECPQLFEDEELNAIGQQSGGNNGGQDQKPFEPYRQQYNNQGWRQHENLRYGNNHYLGPNQGQTSNHHNTRNNLNKQEDLPCQS, encoded by the coding sequence atgcccggagagGACCCTCAAAGACATCTCCAAGACTTTGAGATGACATGTGGAACGGTGCGCACCGCTAGCCAAGCACTTGGTGAATACATCCGACTCCTtacttttccgttctctctgttagagggagcgagggagtggttgtaTGATTTACCCGAAGGAAGCATTCGAACCTGGCAGGAGCTACAAAGCAAGTTTTTGGAGCGATACTTTCCAGCTGCCCGGATCCAGAATCTGAGGACTCGAATAAGCAATATAAAGATGGGATCAGCAGAAGTTTTATACGAGTACTGGGGAAGGTTCAAGCAGATGctggccaaatgcccacaacaccaaATACCGGATCATGATCTTATTCGGTATTTTGTGGGAGGACTCCGGAGGCAAGATAGGCAATGGTTACACGCTGCATGTGGAGGATCGATCTTAAACAAATCCGCAGCGGAGGCTTTCAAACTCATAGCCGACATGGCAGAGGAATCGAGAGATGAGGAAGGAACTATAGTCAGGAACCCTCTGACGCCAGCCACCTCTGCCCAAGACGAAAAGTTGGATAAGCTGTGCAACATGTTCGAGAAGTTTATGACGAACCAAGGAGCATCCAATCAGGGAATCCACAACATTCGGAAGCCTGTGAAGGCATGCCAACTCTGCATGGCAACTTCACATGCAACCgatgaatgtccacaacttttcgAAGATGAAGAGCTTAATGCCATTGGGCAACAGTCAGGAGGGAACAATGGAGGACAGGACCAGAAACCTTTTGAGCCCTATAGACAGCAGTATAACAATCAAGGATGGAGGCAGCATGAGAACCTTAGGTACGGCAACAACCACTATTTGGGGCCAAACCAAGGGCAAACAAGTAACCACCACAATActcgcaacaacctcaacaAGCAAGAAGATCTTCCTTGTCAGAGCTAG